The Desulfomicrobium escambiense DSM 10707 genome includes a region encoding these proteins:
- a CDS encoding bifunctional alpha/beta hydrolase/class I SAM-dependent methyltransferase, with translation MDWIESEGTFSSWDGAELFYRSWCTSQATDRALIFLHRGHEHSGRLSRALQELGLGDFRAFSWDTRGHGRSPGDRGHADNYYDLVRDLDAFVHFVRTGHGISPENIVIVANSVGAVTACAWAHDFAPRIRAMVLLAPAFRIRLYVPMAMPLLRMLLKFKEKAFVSSYVSAAMLTHDSEQRRLYRTDPLITRRIAVNVLAEMHDTAGRIMDDAHAITTPTLILAAGSDCVVEAEAQRKFYRDLGATRKEMHEYPGFHHALLQEVGRERVMEDIREFVIRSFTEEVDRSHLLNAHRGGTMRVEYDLLRQSTSVLRTAFFSMQKLALRALGRLSRGIAIGLETGFDSGRSLDYVYEDSARGLGRIGRAIDRAYLDAIGWKGIRMRRRHLEKQLHAVMDTLEAAASQVTLLDVATGCGRYVLSVLKAREGKVDATLRDWDEGNLEQGRALASSLGLGRTRFERADAFDPESIRTVRSRPNVVVVSGLYELFPDNDRVLASLKAIGEVIEPGGYLVYTGQPWHPQLEVIARVLPNRDGAPWIMRRRSQAELDEMVRSAGFEKTGMEIDPWGIFTVSTARRAGG, from the coding sequence ATGGACTGGATCGAATCCGAAGGAACATTCTCCAGCTGGGATGGCGCTGAGTTGTTCTATCGCAGCTGGTGCACATCACAGGCGACAGACAGGGCGCTGATCTTCCTGCATCGCGGCCATGAACACTCCGGGCGTCTGTCCCGCGCGTTGCAGGAACTGGGGCTGGGCGATTTCCGCGCCTTTTCCTGGGACACGCGGGGACATGGCCGATCACCCGGAGACCGAGGACATGCGGATAACTACTACGATCTGGTCAGAGACCTCGATGCGTTCGTCCACTTCGTCAGAACCGGACACGGCATTTCGCCGGAAAACATCGTCATCGTGGCCAACAGCGTGGGCGCGGTCACGGCCTGTGCCTGGGCGCACGATTTCGCGCCGCGAATTCGGGCCATGGTCCTTCTAGCCCCAGCTTTCCGCATCAGGCTCTATGTCCCCATGGCCATGCCGCTGCTGCGCATGCTTCTCAAATTCAAGGAGAAGGCCTTTGTCAGCAGCTACGTGAGCGCGGCTATGCTGACTCACGATTCCGAGCAGCGGCGTCTCTATCGAACAGACCCTCTGATCACGCGTCGTATCGCCGTCAATGTCCTTGCGGAAATGCACGATACGGCCGGCCGGATCATGGACGACGCCCACGCCATCACCACGCCGACGCTGATTCTCGCGGCGGGGTCGGACTGCGTCGTCGAAGCCGAGGCCCAGAGAAAATTCTACAGAGATCTCGGGGCGACCCGGAAGGAAATGCACGAGTATCCCGGCTTCCATCACGCCCTGCTTCAAGAGGTGGGCCGGGAGCGCGTCATGGAGGATATCCGCGAATTCGTCATCCGGTCCTTCACGGAGGAAGTGGACCGCTCGCATCTGCTGAACGCCCACCGGGGAGGCACCATGCGCGTGGAGTATGACCTGCTCCGGCAGTCCACGTCAGTTCTGAGGACAGCGTTCTTTTCCATGCAAAAACTCGCGTTGCGGGCGCTGGGCAGGCTGAGCCGCGGAATCGCGATCGGTCTTGAGACCGGTTTCGATTCGGGGAGAAGTCTTGATTACGTGTATGAAGACAGCGCCCGTGGCCTCGGGCGCATAGGCCGGGCCATCGACCGCGCCTACCTCGACGCCATCGGCTGGAAAGGCATCCGCATGCGCCGCCGGCATCTGGAAAAACAGCTTCACGCCGTGATGGACACTCTTGAAGCCGCTGCGTCCCAGGTCACGCTTCTGGATGTTGCAACAGGCTGCGGCCGCTATGTCCTGAGCGTCCTCAAGGCGCGGGAGGGCAAAGTCGATGCGACGTTGCGGGATTGGGACGAGGGCAATCTGGAGCAGGGCCGGGCGCTGGCTTCAAGCCTCGGTCTCGGTCGAACGCGTTTCGAACGGGCCGACGCCTTTGACCCTGAGTCGATCCGGACGGTCAGGTCGCGTCCCAATGTGGTCGTCGTGTCCGGCCTGTACGAGTTGTTTCCCGACAATGACCGGGTTCTCGCTTCCCTGAAGGCCATCGGCGAGGTGATCGAGCCGGGAGGGTATCTGGTCTATACGGGGCAGCCCTGGCATCCGCAGCTCGAGGTCATCGCCAGGGTCCTGCCCAATCGCGACGGCGCGCCATGGATCATGCGCCGACGTTCCCAGGCGGAACTGGACGAGATGGTCAGGTCGGCCGGATTCGAGAAAACAGGCATGGAGATCGACCCATGGGGAATATTCACCGTCTCGACGGCGCGTCGCGCCGGGGGCTGA
- a CDS encoding lysophospholipid acyltransferase family protein — MKGILRLLWFTLFARPLIFLIMGVNTRNRQSLGATSPSIVVANHNSHLDALVLMSLFPLSSLRKVRPVAAQDYFLKNRWLAWFALNVIGIIPFRRLAEGRRDDPFAACSAALAVGETLIFFPEGSRGEPERMAEFRTGIAHLARRHPDIPVIPIFLQGTGKSLPKGEWVLIPVICDVVVGAALHWDGCRKSFMKRLADSFEKLAATAGRHGVD; from the coding sequence ATGAAAGGCATTCTTCGATTGCTTTGGTTCACCCTGTTCGCCAGGCCCCTGATTTTTTTGATCATGGGGGTGAACACCAGAAACCGCCAGAGCCTCGGCGCAACTTCCCCGTCCATCGTGGTCGCCAATCACAACAGCCACCTCGACGCTCTGGTCCTCATGTCCCTGTTCCCCCTGTCCAGTCTGAGAAAAGTGCGTCCGGTGGCCGCGCAGGACTATTTCTTGAAAAACAGGTGGCTGGCCTGGTTCGCCCTGAACGTCATCGGCATCATTCCCTTCCGGCGTCTGGCCGAGGGGCGCAGGGATGACCCCTTTGCCGCCTGCTCGGCGGCGCTGGCCGTCGGAGAGACCCTGATTTTCTTTCCCGAGGGCAGCAGGGGGGAACCGGAGCGCATGGCTGAATTCAGGACCGGAATTGCGCACCTGGCCAGACGGCATCCGGATATCCCTGTAATTCCGATTTTTCTGCAGGGGACCGGCAAATCATTGCCCAAGGGCGAATGGGTTCTGATTCCTGTCATTTGTGACGTTGTCGTCGGAGCCGCGTTGCATTGGGACGGATGCCGCAAGAGTTTCATGAAACGTCTCGCGGACAGCTTCGAAAAGTTGGCGGCGACGGCGGGCCGCCATGGCGTCGACTAA